The window CTGGTGTTGGCGGATACGGCAGCCCGCGCCATTTTGGCTCCGACAGAGCTTCCCGTCGGGATTTTCACGGCTCTGCTCGGCGGCCCGCTTTTCCTCTTCCTGCTTCGGCACAACGGACGGGAGTCCGGATGGCGATGAGACCTGGGATTCGTCTCGATGCCGTGCATTTCACCTATCCGAGCGGCTTCGGGCTTGCGAGAGTTGACCTGTTCATCGAGCGGGGCGAACGAGTGGCGATCCTGGGCCCGAATGGGGCGGGAAAGTCGACCCTCCTAAAGTTGATGTTGGGCCTGTTACACCCGGGAGAGGGGGAAATCTCTTTCGAAGGCAACGCCTTGGGCAGAATGAGTCGGGCAGAACTGGCGCGGGCGATCGCCATGGTTCCCCAAGAGCTATTGCTGCCGTACGCCCTCACGGCCAGGGAGGTGGTGCTGCTGGGACGGACACCGTATCTGCATCGCTATCATAGCCCTACTCGAGAAGATCTGGAGGCAGTACAGACGGCGATGGTCGCCACCGATCTTCTGCCCTCCGCAGGCCGTCCGTACAACGAACTCTCTGGGGGAGAACGCCAGCGGGTCATCCTGGCGATGGCGCTGGCACAACAGCCGCGCCTGTTGCTTCTTGATGAACCGACTCGTTCCCTCGATCTGTCTCACCAACTCCGGATCCTTTCGCTGATCAGAAACCTCAACATGAAGCACGGTCTGACGGTTGTCTCATCCATGCACGATCTGAACCTGTCTTCGCTCTATTTCGACCGTCTGCTCCTTCTGTCATCGGGTCGCATCGTTGCGGATGGTCCACCGGATGAGGTCATCCGGCCGGATATGATCCAGGAAGCCTTTGGCGTGCCCGTACTTGTAACGCGGCATCCCAGATGCGGTATTCCCTGGGTGACCCTCTTACCAGATGAACTCGACCTATCCTCCGCCCGCGAAGACGCCTCAGCAGGGACGATCAACCCTTGACAAAATTGGCGGCTGCAGACTATTGTAACGCTTAGTGTTAAGTGTCAAGGCTCAAGATGACGGGTCGCGAATGATGACTGCTGAGCATCCGCAGATCCGCAACTTTATTGTCTTTTCGCTGTTAGCCCATCTGGTGCTTGCCGGCCTACTCAGCGTGGCACAGTTGTCTGTCCGGCTACCTGCCAATCGGCCGCTGCAGGTCCGCATCGTCGATCAGCCGGCTCGAAGATCGATCCGGCCACCGCTTGACCACAGGATTCTCGGGGAACTCACTGCGCGCGCAGGGCGGCCTGCGGAAAAGGTGGGTCCGCCGAGAACGCCGAACAGTTCAGGGATTCCACAGCTACCATCGACCGCCGCTCGCGCAGCGATCTCAACTCCGCCACCCGCATCGGCAACAGCAGCAGAATCCGGCGCCTCTTCTGCCCATCGTACCGCGCTGACGCCATGGGTACCGCCCCCGCTGCGGACGTCACCAGGGCTCACCGCCACCCCAGGCCCGAAGGCGGCTCAAGTAGAGCCGCTTGAGGGCGAGAGCATCGGCAAGTCGACCCGCCCATCCGATCTCAGGGGTCAATTGGCCACACTTTGGAAAAATCTCGATGCCCGGCAATATCCCGGTCAGGAGGCTGATACGGGAGAGGAAGGCGATACAGGTTCTCCTACAGAGCGGACCGTCTCATTGGACAGCCAGGATTCCCGGTATGCGTCCTATCTACTTGATGTCAAAAAACGGATCGAGCATTTTTGGGGTTACCCCCCGGAGGCGCGTGGCCTGACCGGAAATCTCGTCGTGACCTTTGGGATCACCCGCGATGGCCACTTGAGCGACCTGCAACTCACGCAGACTTCCGGTATCGCCCCGCTGGATAACGAGGCGATCCGAGCGATCCGACAAGCCACCCCCTTCAATCCGTTTCCTGAGCGGATGCGCTTCGAACGGCTGAATATCCAAGCGGCCTTTTACTACCATGTCAACCGTAGGGGCATCAGGGAACGATGAGCCTCACTATCGGGATATGTTTCGGAGTAGCTGCCGTTGCGTGGGATTCGGCTCTTGCGGAGAGGCGGTGGAAGGTTTTGACGGCTCACAAGGTCCGTGATATAAATTAGATATGCTAAGTTGGCTAAATTTGGGAGAGGATGCC of the Candidatus Methylomirabilis sp. genome contains:
- a CDS encoding ABC transporter ATP-binding protein, whose protein sequence is MAMRPGIRLDAVHFTYPSGFGLARVDLFIERGERVAILGPNGAGKSTLLKLMLGLLHPGEGEISFEGNALGRMSRAELARAIAMVPQELLLPYALTAREVVLLGRTPYLHRYHSPTREDLEAVQTAMVATDLLPSAGRPYNELSGGERQRVILAMALAQQPRLLLLDEPTRSLDLSHQLRILSLIRNLNMKHGLTVVSSMHDLNLSSLYFDRLLLLSSGRIVADGPPDEVIRPDMIQEAFGVPVLVTRHPRCGIPWVTLLPDELDLSSAREDASAGTINP
- a CDS encoding TonB family protein, with the translated sequence MMTAEHPQIRNFIVFSLLAHLVLAGLLSVAQLSVRLPANRPLQVRIVDQPARRSIRPPLDHRILGELTARAGRPAEKVGPPRTPNSSGIPQLPSTAARAAISTPPPASATAAESGASSAHRTALTPWVPPPLRTSPGLTATPGPKAAQVEPLEGESIGKSTRPSDLRGQLATLWKNLDARQYPGQEADTGEEGDTGSPTERTVSLDSQDSRYASYLLDVKKRIEHFWGYPPEARGLTGNLVVTFGITRDGHLSDLQLTQTSGIAPLDNEAIRAIRQATPFNPFPERMRFERLNIQAAFYYHVNRRGIRER